In Nostoc piscinale CENA21, the genomic stretch CCAAACGATTAAATTGGCTTTCCGCAGAATTTAATTTAGCTTGTTGTGTACCACCGCCTCCATAGACCCAATATTCTGGATGGCGGAGTAAAGCTAGACTAGTTTCTTGGACAACTGCGGCTCTACCTTCGGGAGAGTTGGTATCAGCCAGTTCAGCAATTTTGTTGAGTGCAGGTTGCAAATCACGGGCTTGGGCTAACAAACCAACTTGCACGCGAGTTACAGAAACATTGGGGTTGCTGTTATAACCAACTTCATCAATTCCGCCACTGTTAGCACGACGGAAACTTTGAACCAGGAAGTTAGCGATCGCAATAAAAATTAAAATTGTAAATAGACCGCCAAATCCGCCGCCAATACCCCAAAACGGTAATAGGAACGGAAAGCCAAAACCACCGCCAGGATAAGGAGCATAGTATCCGCCACCACCAGGAGGTGCGTAGGTACGGGGTGTATAAGTGCGGCTCGAAGGAACTCTAAATGAACCGCCACCGATACGACCACCACTGCGAGCCGCTAAGGCTCCGTCAGCATGACCTAATGCTAAAGCTAATACTAAGCTGAGGACAAAGAAGGTTTTTAACAGTGGTTTGATGGTTTGTTGTAGTTTTTTACGCATAACACAGTCGCTTGAAAAATTTTATTGCTGATGATTGCATCCTATGCTAATAGGATTTTGCGGTATGTAGCCGATGCCAGCCCGCGACTAGTAAGCGAGTATTGTATTGGCAGTAGCTTTCTGTAACATCATTAACTGTTGCTACATCTTCAATTTACCGCGACTTATCCCAGGTACACAGCAGACGGAGGGGGGATTTCTGTAGTAGATTACCGTACCTTGGAACTTCTGCTAGAGCGTAGGAACTTTGGGATCAATTAATAATTGCTCTAAAATCAGGCTAAAGATGGGTGCATCCACTTTCAGCACTTAGCCCTGCGCTAAGGCGCACGCTACGCGAACAGACTGAAGTCTGGGGCTATAGAAGCTATTTGCCATTGTGGCTACCCATACTGAATGATTTAAGTTAGACTATAGGGCTAATATCGCACTCATATTTGATTTAAAAAAATCAATACCTGAGATAAAGCTTCTTTACTACTGTCCACTAATAAAGATAATTTTAATTACCAAGAATTGATGTTTATATATTCACAAAATAGCATCAATTATTACAAAAATATATATAGAAATTACATTTTATTTTGAGAAAAAATACTTTTTCTTACTCCTCATTCCCTACTCAATGCCTATTACGCTTCGCGCACCACACAAGTAAATTCGGTAAACCAACCGAATTCCAATATCTATGGGCAAGATGAAAACCAATTGCGATTCCACATATATGTAGATATAGTATAAATAGCACCAAGATCAATCAGAATTAGCCGAGCAAATTTATTACCACAAAAACTTAGTTTAGTGGGTCTTCTATTGTAAAAGTTCAGTAAGTTATTGGTGATGATAACTATTATTAAGC encodes the following:
- a CDS encoding DUF1517 domain-containing protein, with the translated sequence MRKKLQQTIKPLLKTFFVLSLVLALALGHADGALAARSGGRIGGGSFRVPSSRTYTPRTYAPPGGGGYYAPYPGGGFGFPFLLPFWGIGGGFGGLFTILIFIAIANFLVQSFRRANSGGIDEVGYNSNPNVSVTRVQVGLLAQARDLQPALNKIAELADTNSPEGRAAVVQETSLALLRHPEYWVYGGGGTQQAKLNSAESQFNRLALAERSKFSEETLSNVNNQLKAVLAKEALPASDELDNPTRLITEGPGEYIIVTLLAATLGKFEIPAINSADDLRQALRQMGSIPGEQLLAIEVLWTPQAEGDTLTSDDLLAEYPDLKLM